Genomic window (Anopheles moucheti unplaced genomic scaffold, idAnoMoucSN_F20_07 putative_Y_79, whole genome shotgun sequence):
actttgtactttgctatggaattctaccaggattgagtttacatgcaaaaactgtctatttcaactaaattggtgcatccgttatgaactttgtactttgctatggaattctaccaggattgagtttacatgcaaaaactgtctatttcaactaaattggtgcatccgttatgaactttgtactttgctatggaattctaccaggattgagtttacatgcaacaactgtctatttcaactaaattcgtgcatccgatacgaactttgtactttgctatggaattctaccaggattgagtttacatgcaaaaactgtctatttcaactaaattcgtgcatccgatacgaactttgtactttgctatggaattctaccaggattgagtttacatgcaaaaactgtctatttcaactaaattggtgcatccgttacgaactttgtactttgctatggaattctaccaggattgagtttacatgcaaaaactgtctatttcaactaaattcgtgcatccgatacgaactttgtactttgctatggaattctaccaggattgagtttacatgcaaaaactgtctatttcaactaaattggtgcatccgatacgaactttgtacattgctatggaattctaccaggattgagtttacatgcaaaaactgtctatttcaactaaattcgtgcatccgatacgaactttgtactttgctatggaattctaccaggattgagtttacatgcaaaaactgtctatttcaactaaattcgtgcatccgatacgaactttgtactttgctatggaattctaccaggattgagtttacatgcaaaaactgtctatttcaactaaattggtgcatccgttatgaactttgtactttgctatggaattctaccaggattgagtttacatgcaaaaactgtctatttcaactaaattggtgcatccgttatgaactttgtactttgctatggaattctaccaggattgagtttacatgcaacaactgtctatttcaactaaattcgtgcatccgatacgaactttgtactttgctatggaattctaccaggattgagtttacatgcaaaaactgtctatttcaactaaattcgtgcatccgatacgaactttgtactttgctatggaattctaccaggattgagtttacatgcaaaaactgtctatttcaactaaattcgtgcatccgatacgaactttgtactttgctatggaattctaccaggattgagtttacatgcaaaaactgtctatttcaactaaattggtgcatccgatacgaactttgtactttgctatggaattctaccaggattgagtttacatgcaaaaactgtctatttcaactaaattggtgcatccgatacgaactttgtactttgctatggaattctaccaggattgagtttacatgcaaaaactgtctatttcaactaaattggtgttacgaactttgtactttgctatggaattctaccaggattgagtttacatgcaaaaactgtctatttcaactaaattggtgcatccgatacgaactttgtactttgctatggaattctaccaggattgagtttacatgcaaaaactgtctatttcaactaaattggtgcatccgatacgaactttgtacattgctatggaattctaccaggattgagtttacatgcaaaaactgtctatttcaactaaattcgtgcatccgatacgaactttgtactttgctatggaattctaccaggattgagtttacatgcaaaaactgtctatttcaactaaattcgtgcatccgatacgaactttgtactttgctatggaattctaccaggattgagtttacatgcaaaaactgtctatttcaactaaattggtgcatccgttatgaactttgtactttgctatggaattctaccaggattgagtttacatgcaaaaactgtctatttcaactaaattggtgcatccgttatgaactttgtactttgctatggaattttaccaggattgagtttacatgcaaaaactgtctatttcaactaaattcgtgcatccgatacgaactttgtacattgctatggaattctaccaggattgagtttacatgcaaaaactgtctatttcaactaaattggtgcatccgttatgaactttgtactttgctatggaattctaccaggattgagtttacatgcaaaaactgtctatttcaactaaattcgtgcatccgatacgaactttgtactttgctatggaattctaccaggattgagtttacatgcaaaaactgtctatttcaactaaattcgtgcatccgatacgaactttgtactttgctatggaattctaccaggattgagtttacatgcaaaaactgtctatttcaactaaattcgtgcatccgatacgaactttgtactttgctatggaattctaccaggattgagtttacatgcaaaaactgtctatttcaactaaattggtgcatccgttatgaactttgtactttgctatggaattctaccaggattgagtttacatgcaaaaactgtctatttcaactaaattggtgcatccgttatgaactttgtactttgctatggaattctaccaggattgagtttacatgcaaaaactgtctatttcaactaaattcgtgcatccgatacgaactttgtacattgctatggaattctaccaggattgagtttacatgcaaaaactgtctatttcaactaaattcgtgcatccgatacgaactttgtactttgctatggaattctaccaggattgagtttacatgcaaaaactgtctatttcaactaaattggtgcatccgatacgaactttgtactttgctatggaattctaccaggattgagtttacatgcaaaaactgtctatttcaactaaattggtgcatccgatacgaactttgtactttgctatggaattctaccaggattgagtttacatgcaaaaactgtctatttcaactaaattggtgcatccgttacgaactttgtactttgctatggaattctaccaggattgagtttacatgcaaaaactgtctatttcaactaaattggtgcatccgttatgaactttgtactttgctatggaattctaccaggattgagtttacatgcaaaaactgtctatttcaactaaattggtgcatccgttatgaactttgtactttgctatggaattctaccaggattgagtttacatgcaaaaactgtctatttcaactaaattggtgcatccgttatgaactttgtactttgctatggaattctaccaggattgagtttacatgcaaaaactgtctatttcaactaaattggtgcatccgttatgaactttgtactttgctatggaattctaccaggattgagtttacatgcaaaaactgtctatttcaactaaattggtgcatccgttacgaactttgtactttgctatggaattctatcaggattgagtttacatgcaaaaactgtctatttcaactaaattggtgcatccgatacgaactttgtactttgctatggaattctaccaggattgagtttacatgcaaaaactgtctatttcaactaaattggtgcatccgttacgaactttgtactttgctatggaattctaccaggattgagtttacatgagttaatttttacatggccggtttggccataaaaaaatatgtttttttattaactaaaacttaaaactaagtcttaacactattgagttcctaacCAGACCTGCACTGGTTGGCTGCTTAACTAGAACTtcttcgtctgaatgctcaactggaactatgttgcctttgctttgttttgcgtggatgccggttgatcttgggaacggatgtttatgttgaatgcgcgttgtcagctctcttggtgtcaacgcgattatgctctttgttcgatgtaacgctgcacgggaatttgtttacgctgcggcgcaatctgtttacgaaacgcgatctgtttatgaagtgcgatcatggctgtaggaatatacgttgcgctatgttttatgctgagtatgcattatgctgcctttgtgttgaatatgtgttgtgctgactgttgtgctaactcctcccctcttaattactttgtcctcaaagtttgtgcatcgcgtgaaaactcaatggtATTTCTTTATGCAGGTTTTTATCTGTGAGACTTCTTGTGTCTGGTATTTGaacttctattttttgtttacgacATTTAAGAAACACGTACAATATGCCAATGCCAGTTACAATTACGATCGTTGTTGTTCCTATCGATccgaataaatgcaatttgaatTCCAGCGACTCATTTTGTAGATTAATGGTTTGCAATATTCTGCGGTTTTCTAATGTAATGTTGTTCAAGAACTCTGTAGGTGGATTATCTTCAAGGCTGGTCTCGTTGACTATCAATCCCAATGTTGAATGATGAGATCTTCTAGGGATGATGACTTCTGTATTGGAGAATATCTCGTCATTAATGTTTATACTGCAATTCTCGAACTGTATTAtaaatgaaccatttaaagattgctttgagttgctgcagtttgatgtaatttcagcccatgcattattgatcagaatatttgcatcatttatctgtgtgatcaatttagctgaatATACTTTTTCATATTGGCATTCGGAATTTTCTCCTTGTATAAGTTGGTATACACATTGCGTAGGATGTTGAAGGTTGCTTCCTTCACATAGATAATGAACACCTTCTTCTTGGCATGGTTTAATGACTTCGAAtacgtgtgtttcgtttcttatgatgaagttctgttttaacattattcgtttcccattttttactaTTGGTTCGATGAAATCATACTCGTAGATTTGTGAGGATATTCTTGGGAATTTTAGCATATACAGAACATGTGTCGTATTCATCATGAATTGCGCTACTGATTGAGCAAGAAGTTCTTCTGCTGTATTATAATCAAAACTGTTCTTCTTCAGGAATTCGTTAATCGTTTGTAAGTCTtcggtggacaataatttgctGTTCGGTATTCCGTGTTTGGCTGATATAATGGCTTCTTCGATAGTTTCAATCTGGTCTTGCAAAATATCTAAATTAGATAGTATTATTAGCTGTCTTGTTTCTGTTGCATATGTTTCAtatcgtttcgcttcgtttgttaGCACTTTGTTAGCAATATCGGTTACTTCTCGTAGTCTTCCATTCAAAGCTTCGTTGATCATTACttggtgattgttttcttcgatgAGAGAGTTCAGCGTACTGTTGATTATTTGAAGATCATCGGCATCAGGGTTGCCTGCTATCCATTTCCAAACTTTCCCTATagtgttccatcttttttgtctcttaaatggttttatcttcttgaatgtttcttgtaacttcatagctttAATCTGAATTAACTTTTCTAAAGATTCTGTATGTACTTCTGTGGGTATTAATTCAATGGTTTCTTCAATCATGTTACTTATATCTATCAAGTTTATCGGGTGGATTACTCTTACGTATCCCATTCGTATCTTGGCTTCTCCTAATGGTATAATCGCTAAAGGATTGTTTGATACATCGTGTATGTAGATCCTTGCCATTACGTtgcttaataatataaaaatgtatctgaAACGATATAGATTAAtacatgattaattatttgtttttcttaagttcactttatgaatttttcgatCGTTAATATCGATTACGTAGGTAGGATGATTTTCCTTGATTCTGATTATCTCAAATCTCCTAgctcttttgttatttgttttagttttttcataagccatttcattcggcatataatcttgatatttttcttctttaatcttctcttgttgcttttcatatatttcggcaatcattttatcattttcgtttctttgtttagttcgttcttcgaaactcatattttcattattctctcctgtatatatatttttcggcGTATTCTTAATCACGCTatgtattgaattattatacTTATACGTTGCCTCTTGTATCAATGTCTGCACACTTATATCtggtttcgttgctttaatACATCTTGCTAATTCTCGAATTGTAGAGTGAGCTCTTTCCACTTGTCCGTTCGTTTCTGACCGATTTActggtgttttaaaaattttaattcctagatttaatattgtttgttcaattatatttgaaacaaatgaactttcATTATCCATTACAATGGTGGCGGGTATATCCCAATTATACAacaattgtattaaaacttCCTTTATGTCTGCTAttgactttgattttattggcctcattttcaagtattttgaaaatttgtctaatgaagaaataaacagaaaacttgcattataagcaaaaatatcaatatgaaTTATTTCTCCTGGATACGTGGGTATTGGTGTTTTAACAGCAATAAACTTTTGAGGTTTCctatcatatttttctgttttacaaatttcgcaatttttaacatacgactctgttaattttctcattgtaggaaaataaaactttttaataagttgtaatgaattttcttttgaatttctatgagcaaaattgtgaatattttttatttcttctaattgTCTTTCTTCTCCTGTTAGATCTTGTAATTGTACCTGAGAGTATcggcatttcattgtttttggattgaataattttttatacacttcTTGAATACGATTCATAGTTACTTCATCGGTTAGTATACCGTTAATGATGTTAGGATTTAGGAATCTTTTTAGTTTGTCTGTTAAGATTTCA
Coding sequences:
- the LOC128309305 gene encoding uncharacterized protein LOC128309305, with translation MINEALNGRLREVTDIANKVLTNEAKRYETYATETRQLIILSNLDILQDQIETIEEAIISAKHGIPNSKLLSTEDLQTINEFLKKNSFDYNTAEELLAQSVAQFMMNTTHVLYMLKFPRISSQIYEYDFIEPIVKNGKRIICEGSNLQHPTQCVYQLIQGENSECQYEKVYSAKLITQINDANILINNAWAEITSNCSNSKQSLNGSFIIQFENCSININDEIFSNTEVIIPRRSHHSTLGLIVNETSLEDNPPTEFLNNITLENRRILQTINLQNESLEFKLHLFGSIGTTTIVIVTGIGI